One segment of Urocitellus parryii isolate mUroPar1 chromosome 5, mUroPar1.hap1, whole genome shotgun sequence DNA contains the following:
- the Spic gene encoding transcription factor Spi-C, which translates to MGNFNSNILPSFQQTSVEQDKLGQAFEDAIEVLRHHSTGDLQHTPDYKNYLTFINHCPHIRGNSSYYGVCPTEEPIYNWRTVINSATDFYYEGNIHQPLQNITGNQLAEPVVFQQKGVKGRKKLRLYEYLHESLCDPEMASCIQWVDKTKGIFQFVSKNKEKLAELWGKKKGNRKTMTYQKMARALRNYGRTGEITKIRRKLTYQFSETVLQRLSPPHFLSKEIFHSQPVQPDQEYLSLSNWNVNHTYAYASYHELNYVEC; encoded by the exons ATGGGTAATTTCAACTCCAACATTCTGCCATCGTTCCAACAGACTTCTGTTGAGCAAGACAAGCTAGGTCAAGCCTTTGAAGACGCTATCGAAGTACTAAGGCATCATTCAACAGGAGATCTTCAACACACCCCAG ATTACAAAAATTACCTGACTTTCATTAACCATTGTCCTCACATCAGAGGAAATTCCAGCTACTATGGAGTGTGTCCTACAGAGGAACCCATCTATAATTGGAGAACTGTGATA AACAGTGCTACAGACTTCTATTATGAAGGTAATATTCATCAACCTCTGCAGAATATAACTGGAAATCAGTTGGCAGAACCTGTTGTCTTCCAGCAAAAGGGAGTGAAAG GCAGAAAGAAGCTCAGGCTGTATGAATACCTTCATGAGTCCCTGTGCGATCCTGAGATGGCCTCCTGTATTCAGTGGGTAGATAAAACCAAAGGCATCTTTCAGTTTGtatccaaaaacaaagaaaaacttgctgaactttgggggaaaaaaaaaggcaatcgGAAGACCATGACTTACCAGAAAATGGCCAGAGCCCTGAGGAATTACGGAAGAACTGGGGAAATCACCAAAATCCGAAGAAAGCTCACCTACCAGTTCAGTGAGACTGTTCTCCAAAGACTCTCTCCACCTCATTTCTTGAGTAAAGAGATTTTCCACTCACAGCCTGTTCAACCTGATCAAGAATATCTCAGTTTAAGTAACTGGAATGTCAATCACACCTATGCCTATGCCAGTTACCATGAGCTAAATTACGTTGAATGCTAA